One genomic segment of bacterium includes these proteins:
- a CDS encoding PIN domain nuclease — protein sequence MPRTLFLADTSALSRLSKPTVASTAAPLIAEGRIAVCAPVAFELGFSAQRLADHRELMEVLAAFPHIPTTDADHRRAVEVQGLLAQSGQHRSLSLVDALVAAAAEARQLTVLHYDADFERVAAITGQPHQWIVERGTAD from the coding sequence TTGCCGCGCACCCTCTTTCTGGCTGACACCAGCGCCCTTTCCCGCTTGTCAAAGCCCACTGTCGCCTCCACTGCTGCCCCCCTGATCGCCGAGGGACGCATCGCGGTGTGCGCCCCGGTAGCGTTCGAACTCGGATTCAGCGCCCAACGCCTCGCCGATCACCGAGAACTCATGGAAGTGCTGGCCGCCTTCCCCCATATTCCAACCACTGATGCCGACCATAGACGGGCAGTCGAGGTGCAAGGCCTCTTGGCTCAGTCAGGCCAGCACCGGTCGCTATCACTGGTAGATGCCCTCGTCGCGGCAGCAGCAGAAGCCCGCCAACTCACCGTGCTCCACTACGACGCCGACTTCGAGCGCGTCGCCGCCATCACCGGCCAACCCCACCAGTGGATAGTTGAGCGCGGCACTGCCGACTGA
- a CDS encoding NAD(P)H-dependent glycerol-3-phosphate dehydrogenase: protein MSNRVAVIGGGSWGTTVAHLAAHNEPTVLWCRDLKTAGAVNEHHANPRYLAGFDLHPSLRATTDLEQAVSEAEVVVMGVPSSVFRPVMERVAPHLRPWVPVVSLTKGLEQGTRRRMTEIINQVAPAHPAGALTGPNLAKEILAGHAATSVIAMADDTVATALQGVFTTDLFRVYTNDDVVGCELGGTLKNVIALASGMVDGLGAGDNTRAAVITRGLAEMGRLGTAMGGRADTFAGLAGMGDLLATCMSPQSRNRHVGEQLGRGRKLKEVLAEMDQVAEGVFTAGVVVELAAEHGMEMPISAEVFAVVKGTRTAAQATRVLMGRQARPEPEDNNFKKSRLRRIWRFVTRASR from the coding sequence ATGTCGAACAGGGTTGCGGTCATCGGCGGAGGGTCGTGGGGCACCACGGTTGCCCATCTGGCCGCGCATAACGAGCCCACCGTTCTGTGGTGCCGTGATCTCAAGACGGCTGGCGCCGTGAACGAGCACCACGCCAATCCCCGCTACCTGGCCGGCTTCGACCTGCATCCCAGTCTGCGGGCCACCACCGACTTGGAGCAGGCCGTGTCGGAGGCCGAAGTGGTGGTGATGGGTGTTCCGTCCTCGGTATTCCGACCGGTCATGGAGAGGGTGGCTCCTCACTTGCGCCCGTGGGTGCCGGTGGTGAGCCTTACCAAGGGGCTGGAGCAGGGCACCCGTCGGCGCATGACCGAGATCATCAACCAGGTGGCCCCTGCTCACCCGGCGGGGGCGCTCACCGGTCCCAATCTGGCCAAGGAGATCTTGGCCGGCCACGCCGCCACCTCGGTCATCGCCATGGCCGACGACACGGTGGCCACCGCCCTTCAAGGGGTGTTCACCACCGACCTCTTCCGGGTCTACACCAACGACGACGTGGTCGGCTGCGAGTTGGGCGGCACCCTCAAGAATGTGATCGCTTTGGCCTCGGGCATGGTGGACGGCCTCGGCGCCGGGGACAACACCCGGGCCGCGGTGATCACCCGGGGCTTGGCGGAGATGGGCCGACTGGGCACCGCCATGGGCGGACGAGCCGACACCTTTGCCGGGCTGGCGGGGATGGGCGACCTTCTGGCCACTTGCATGAGCCCCCAGAGCCGGAATCGCCATGTTGGCGAGCAGCTGGGGCGGGGTCGGAAGCTCAAGGAAGTTCTGGCCGAGATGGACCAGGTGGCCGAGGGAGTGTTCACCGCCGGGGTGGTGGTGGAGCTGGCCGCTGAGCACGGCATGGAGATGCCCATCAGCGCCGAGGTGTTCGCCGTGGTCAAGGGAACGAGAACCGCCGCTCAGGCGACAAGGGTGCTGATGGGGCGCCAAGCCCGCCCCGAGCCGGAGGACAACAATTTCAAGAAGTCACGGCTCCGCCGTATCTGGCGGTTCGTCACCCGCGCCTCTCGATGA
- the cofC gene encoding 2-phospho-L-lactate guanylyltransferase, with protein MSPRPTVAVLIPVKAFAEAKHRLAPALGATERAALARDMATHVVQSATPLPVAVVCDDSGVRDWADSVGAEVVWRPGTGLNGAVRSGVDHLKEAEFDRVIVAHGDLPLAGSLAPLGDWPGITLVPDRHNDGTNVIALPTDCPFEFSYGRGSFARHLAEAQRLGRSLRILRDSTFGLDIDLPADLTELAVRT; from the coding sequence GTGAGTCCAAGGCCGACGGTGGCGGTGTTGATTCCGGTGAAGGCCTTTGCGGAGGCAAAGCACCGGCTGGCACCCGCTCTAGGGGCCACCGAGCGGGCCGCCTTAGCCCGCGATATGGCCACCCACGTAGTTCAGTCGGCCACGCCCTTGCCGGTGGCGGTGGTGTGCGATGACAGCGGAGTGCGGGACTGGGCCGACTCCGTGGGCGCTGAGGTGGTGTGGCGACCCGGCACCGGGCTGAACGGCGCGGTGCGCAGCGGGGTAGATCATTTGAAAGAGGCCGAGTTCGACCGGGTGATCGTGGCCCATGGAGACCTGCCTTTGGCCGGATCGCTGGCCCCGCTGGGCGACTGGCCCGGCATCACCCTGGTGCCCGACCGCCACAACGACGGCACCAACGTGATCGCCCTGCCCACCGACTGCCCATTTGAGTTCTCCTACGGCCGGGGCTCGTTCGCTCGCCACTTGGCTGAGGCTCAGCGGCTGGGGCGCAGTCTGAGGATTCTGCGCGACTCAACCTTCGGACTCGATATCGATCTTCCCGCCGACCTCACCGAATTGGCCGTGAGGACATGA
- a CDS encoding ribonuclease HII produces the protein MRAALKSAAPTLAIERRLWAEGHQVVVGMDEVGKGAWAGPLTLVAAVLPTDRRVYRVRDSKLLTEDEREGLYDRIVDWCVAWSAGHASNDECDQLGMSAAQRLAARRALDGLGLEADAVLVDGRWDFVGNGKTRALVKGDVACLSIAAASILAKVTRDRLMRSAAVDYPDYCFDSNKGYPCPRHRAALAAQGPTPLHRRSWAFMDNLGWAHLRIPSGPDTALPF, from the coding sequence ATGCGGGCCGCACTCAAGTCGGCTGCCCCCACCCTGGCAATTGAGCGCCGCCTGTGGGCCGAGGGCCACCAGGTTGTCGTGGGCATGGACGAGGTGGGCAAGGGCGCATGGGCGGGCCCCCTCACCCTGGTGGCCGCGGTACTGCCCACCGATCGGAGGGTCTACCGCGTACGGGATTCCAAGCTTCTGACCGAAGACGAGCGGGAGGGGCTCTACGACCGGATCGTCGATTGGTGCGTGGCCTGGTCGGCGGGCCACGCCAGCAACGACGAGTGCGATCAGCTTGGCATGTCGGCGGCTCAGCGACTGGCCGCTCGGAGGGCGCTGGACGGGCTGGGCCTAGAGGCCGACGCCGTGCTGGTGGACGGCCGGTGGGACTTCGTGGGCAACGGCAAGACCCGGGCACTGGTCAAAGGCGACGTCGCCTGCCTGTCCATCGCCGCGGCGTCCATCCTGGCCAAGGTCACCCGCGACCGGCTCATGCGGTCCGCAGCCGTCGACTACCCCGACTACTGCTTCGACTCCAACAAGGGCTACCCCTGCCCTCGCCACCGGGCCGCCCTGGCCGCCCAAGGCCCCACCCCCCTTCACCGCCGTTCCTGGGCCTTCATGGACAACCTCGGCTGGGCCCACCTCCGCATACCCTCCGGCCCCGACACCGCCTTGCCGTTCTGA
- a CDS encoding NAD(P)-dependent oxidoreductase, producing the protein MLQDQKILITGMTGQIAFPMAAYLAEHNEVWGIARFSAEGSREMVDAAGVHTEVVDMADGNFSMLPDDFDYLVHMAAFQSQGFDYDWAIQVNAEGTGLLMAHCHKAKAALIASTCSVYHPNPDPWHLYAETDRIGDCHAVHAPTYSMSKIGGEAVARTMARALNLPTTIARINASYGPNGGLPVYHMDWLMSDQPIRLRAPAPSPYSPIHQDDMNAQVEPLLAAATVPATVVNWGGDEHVKAEDWVMLLGELSGKMPEVIYDVFPGSQPGAGADPAKRISLTGPCQVSWRDGLAGAFEVRYPGGQPAPGIGGAERLSAAYGND; encoded by the coding sequence ATGCTGCAAGACCAGAAGATCCTCATCACCGGCATGACCGGCCAGATCGCCTTTCCCATGGCCGCCTACTTGGCCGAGCACAACGAGGTGTGGGGAATCGCCCGGTTCAGCGCCGAGGGTAGCCGGGAGATGGTGGATGCCGCCGGAGTTCACACCGAGGTGGTGGACATGGCCGACGGGAATTTTTCCATGCTGCCCGACGATTTCGACTACCTGGTCCACATGGCCGCCTTCCAGAGCCAGGGGTTTGACTACGACTGGGCCATCCAGGTGAACGCCGAGGGCACCGGCCTGCTCATGGCCCACTGCCACAAGGCCAAGGCCGCGCTCATTGCTTCAACCTGCTCGGTGTACCACCCCAATCCCGACCCGTGGCACCTCTACGCCGAGACCGACCGCATCGGCGACTGCCACGCCGTCCACGCCCCCACCTACTCGATGTCGAAGATCGGCGGGGAGGCGGTGGCCCGGACCATGGCCCGGGCCTTGAACCTGCCCACCACCATCGCCCGCATCAATGCCAGCTATGGGCCCAACGGCGGGCTGCCGGTGTACCACATGGACTGGCTGATGAGCGACCAGCCGATCCGGCTGCGGGCACCGGCCCCCTCGCCCTACTCCCCCATCCACCAAGACGACATGAACGCCCAGGTGGAGCCGCTTCTGGCCGCGGCCACGGTGCCGGCCACGGTGGTCAACTGGGGCGGGGACGAGCACGTCAAAGCCGAAGACTGGGTGATGCTGCTGGGCGAGCTCTCGGGCAAGATGCCCGAGGTCATCTACGACGTATTCCCGGGCTCCCAGCCCGGTGCGGGCGCCGATCCGGCCAAGCGGATTTCGCTCACCGGCCCATGCCAGGTGAGCTGGCGAGACGGCCTGGCCGGGGCCTTCGAGGTGCGCTATCCCGGCGGCCAACCCGCTCCCGGCATCGGCGGCGCCGAGCGTCTGAGCGCGGCCTACGGCAACGACTAA
- a CDS encoding PIG-L family deacetylase: MKSKDLSTPERALAIGAHPDDIELKAGATLAKWAARGCEVSLLVCTDGSKGTWDPDADLDKLVAVRQDEQRESARRLGAVADVVFLGWVDGELESGPEPRRQVASWIRTLRPNVVLGHDPWRRWRLHPDHRHAGWLTVDGIVAARDPHFFPELGMAPHRPDALLLFEADEPDHAENTAGFEAAKASAIEAFVSQYETTLDLPPDPGDADLARFHSWVADKLAVAGVEAGLASAELFKLIDDL, translated from the coding sequence ATGAAATCCAAAGACCTGTCCACCCCCGAACGGGCGCTGGCCATCGGCGCGCACCCCGACGACATCGAGCTGAAGGCCGGGGCCACACTGGCCAAATGGGCCGCCCGAGGCTGCGAGGTGAGCCTGCTGGTATGCACCGACGGCTCCAAGGGCACCTGGGATCCGGATGCCGACCTGGACAAGCTGGTGGCCGTGCGCCAAGACGAGCAGCGCGAGTCGGCTCGGCGGCTGGGTGCGGTAGCCGATGTGGTCTTCCTGGGATGGGTCGACGGGGAGCTGGAGTCGGGTCCTGAACCCCGCCGACAGGTTGCCTCGTGGATCCGCACCCTGCGCCCCAACGTGGTGCTGGGCCACGACCCATGGCGGCGATGGCGGCTTCATCCCGATCATCGCCACGCCGGCTGGCTGACCGTCGACGGCATCGTGGCCGCCCGCGACCCCCACTTCTTCCCCGAACTGGGAATGGCCCCCCACCGCCCCGACGCCCTGCTGCTGTTCGAGGCCGACGAACCCGACCACGCCGAGAACACCGCGGGCTTCGAGGCGGCCAAGGCCAGTGCAATCGAGGCCTTCGTCAGCCAGTATGAGACCACCCTGGACCTACCCCCCGACCCCGGCGATGCCGACTTAGCCCGATTCCACTCGTGGGTGGCCGACAAGCTGGCCGTGGCAGGAGTCGAGGCCGGACTGGCCTCGGCCGAATTGTTCAAACTGATCGACGACCTGTAG